GGgacagggggtggcacaggaggtgtgagagcaggcacagcaccatGGTGGCTCTCTGAGCCCTGTAGGGGTGGCTTGGACTGGCTGGTGGAGAGCAGGAGTGCAGGTCACAGGGCACCTGAAATGGcacaagaaagcagaaaagctctgtaagagcagctgcaggcagagtcAGCTGTAGAGTGCCTGGCAGGTCTGAGGCAGGAAGACCCTTAAATCCACAGTAATACTTTTCAGGGACCCTGTAAATCCAGGCCTCATCAAGGATCTGAAATGATGGCAAGGAAAAGCCAATTCATACACCACCCTGCACTCTGTCACATTTCTGAAGCAGAGTCACTGTTTGAGTGGAAAATCTGTGAAGACCAGAACACCAACTCATGCTGATAAACAGCCTGGCCAGCCTCCAGgctttctctttctgctttttcctgtgtttatcagcacagctcagcctttGCTTGCCCCATCCTTTAATCTAACTCCCAGAGAATGAATGCTCCTCCTAGCACTGACTGTCTGGCAGAACTGCACTTCTCAAaactcctctgctcctctccctgaaGTAATCATTTGCAACACATAAAACCCATTCACCACCTTCCCCAGATTGGCAGGTGCCAGGGAGCTGTTCAGCCTCTCTGCAAGGCTGCAGGGATCTCCatgggaagcaggagaagggagCTCAGGCTGTGTTCCCCATGCCCATGAGCACCTGGACTGGAGTTGTGGCCAGgcctgtgtcactgctgagaAGCAGGGggagtccccaggctggcaggggctgacAGGGACTCTACACAGGCACCCACCAGCTGTGTTGCTCTGGTTTGGGATCAGCAAACAGAGCACTGGTGCCTTCAGGAGTGAGGAGCATGGTGACTCAGACGGGCAGGGGGAAATCTCTGCCAGTTTGTAAGCAAATGAGGGATTGCTCCATCTGCCCAGATGTCCTTGTTCCCCAGGGGAGGAACCAGTCCATCCACTCCATCACTGAGCTTTGTGATATCCCTCCCCACAAAGGTCCTTCCGAGGCTCTTGGATTTGGGGTTATGACATTAAATGTTGTTAGAATAAACCTACCCAGAGTCCCGGGAGAATAGGCCCAGGAGACCTCACCCAAACCACCTGGTCCATCCTATACTTATGTCTTTCCCCATCTTTGCCAAACCAGTTCCTAGAGGACCTCCAGGAATGGATACGCCACCACGTCCCCAGACAGCCCATTCCAGTGAGTCACTAATCACTGCCAGCAGAAACAAGTGTCTAACCTGCTCCATTTAAGGCTATTACTTCATGTCCCATTCATCCCCTCATtgctccatcctccctgcaTGGGAACACTGCTGAGGTGTCCCCCACACTGACCCTGTGGGGCCCCAGCCCAGAACAAACACACTGACCTTACACAAGGAGGTAACATGGTCatctttttctccatttgtcCCCAATCTTCCTGCCCTGTCCAcgtgtgctgctgctcctgtggtgCCACCTCAGCTGGCTCTCTAGTGCATTCACCTGgaggggagagagcagcagaTCTGAGAGTAGTCTGCAAAACTGCACAGGTAATCTTTAACCTATCCCAAACACAGGGATTCTTCACCACTGCACAGGTAATCTTTAACTTATCCCAAATGCAGGGATTCTTCACCACTGCACAGCTAATCTTTACCCTGTCCCAAATGCAGGGAGTCTGCACAGGTAATCTTTAATCTGTCCCAAATGCAGGGAGTCTGCACCACTGCACAAGTAATCTTTAACCTGTCCCAAATGCAGGGAGTCTGCACCACTGCATAGATAATCTTCAACCTGTCCCAAATTCAAGGAGTCTGCACAGGTAATCTTTAACCTGCTCCAAATACAAGGAGTCTGCACCATGGCACAGGTAATCTTTAATCTGCCCCCCAAAtacaagaagaaaatgctggctcatgttttctttgctgaggTTCATGACCCCATGAAGGACAAATATTGGGACACCAAGTGTTACCTGTTTCCGTAGGGAAGTGACTGTCTTCTCCAGTTCAGCCACAAGGGACTCAAGGTTCTCTCTGGAGGAAGAGCTTGGAGAGGGTGCCTCGTCTCTGGGGTCAGGGATAAAATGTGAAACGGGTTATGCAAACTGCAGCTTCCTAGGGGAGGGAATCATTTTGCCTTCTCCAACATCAGCGTCCAAGTGAGCATCAAAGGGAAGGGCCCAGCTGCCAAAGAGCCCCTCAGCCCAGGTATTTACATatcagagctgggctctgcactcAAGTGTGGAGGACTGGCTGAGCTCAGCATCCCTCTACTGATCCACCCCTGACCCCAGATCTCTGCAAAGTGCCAGATTCAGAGGCATGAATGGACTGAGTTATTGAAACTTCTGTTTCATAAACTGCAGGAAGAAGGGGTGATACTGCACCTGGGCAAGGCAGGCTGGTGCTTTGCAGGGTTTTCCTCTGGGTAGCTGAAGCCAGGAGACCTCTTGCTTCGGAAGCGCTGCGAAAGAGCCCTGAACTGCCCTCGTGTCCTGCAGTcttgggaaggaagggaaagtcTGCAGTGAGCACTGCTGTTTGAAACAGGACGgtgtgagctgcagcagcacaaggcagagctgcccttctGCACCATCCACCCTGGACACGTCTCTTGGGCCAGAGGGAAGGAGGCAACCCAGGTGTGGGAAAGGGTGTGCATCACTCATGGATTACCATGTCTCAAATGGACATCTGAACCAGAATGCAGCCCAAGGGGACCATGGCAGGATCTGAGGCTTAATAGCAGAGATTTAGGCTCCCAAATGAATCTGTGAAGTGGCATGTGGTGGGGATTATGTCCTGTTTCAGTCTCTTCCTCAGCCAGAGACCAGAGCCCTCAGTGAGGTGGGCTTTCAGACAGATTAAATGAAGCTAACAAAGTTAACAGGCTTCCTATAGAAGTGGCCAATATCCCAAACCTCTCAGGGTTTAAGAAGCATTTAGATACAATAATAATTAAGACATAATTAATAATTTGCTTTAACTTTTGATTAGCCCTGCATTGGTCAGATGATTGGACAGGAGGATTGCTGCAGGTCCTTTACAGCtgaaatattctattctattctattctattctattctattctattctattctattctattctattctattctattctattctattccattccattccattccattccattccattcctaTTCTGTATTCAATTTTCTTTGCACCCATTTGCTGACACAGGGGTCTCATGGTGCAGCCAGAAATCAGCTACAATTCCATAAAAGCTGCTGTGGCACGTGACAAATGCCACCCAGagtggtgcccacagcagtcAGTGCCAGAGCATCCCCTCCTTACCCTCACAACACTCCTGCCACAGGCGGAGGTCCACGGCAGGGATCTCCTCACAGCTGACCATGCCCTGCAGGTATGATGGCACCTGGAACAcgtccctctgcagctgctggatgtGGTCACTGTTGTCACAGATGACACGAGCCAGGGACGCCTGTCTGATCTGAGTCAGCTGTGCCGGCGTGAACACTCCGGGGTTCTCATACCAAAATCTGCAGTGGGGTGTAATCACAGCATGACTCAggatgggagaggagggagtgtgagtgagtgagtgagtgagtgagtgagtgagtgagtgagtgagtgaggctgggagaggaagaTGAGCTCCCTGACATCTGTGTGGCAGCACCCACACCCCTCAAAATGAGCGTCTGCTCCGGTGTCAGGTGGCTGCAAACACAGATGGCTTTTTCTGAACCACAagcccctgtgctcctgccctaaGTGCATCACCAGGCAAAGGTGTCTTGTTCACACAAGCAGCAAATAGGGATTAGATAGAAGCTCCCGTGGACATTTTCTACAATTTTCATGAGACACTGGGAACATCCTCAATGATTCCCAGTGTTCTGTAGTGAAATGAGAATCATTAAATCAGGAAAGGACACCTTGACAGTAACTGTGACAAGAGTTCTTGCAAATACACTGGACACAGAACACTGTTCCTCATATCACAAGacaataaataagaaaaaaatacatattctgctttttcctgtaaggcaaaaaacctcccaaagaGAATACCAAAGGATTTGGGATGATTCCGATGGCAATACCTGTCTCCATCCCTCAGCCTTCTGAACTGAGTCGTTAACAGGCACATCAGTGTTGGTCCCACTCTGGTCCCAGGGACAAGATCCTCCACCATAAGTGCTGGAAACAGGTCAATATTTTTGGTAGTTCCATATAAACTGCAGGAtaacagatattaaaaaaaaaagttaaaaggcTCTCAAAGAGTGGGGATAATATATATCTGATACCAACACAGAAATCTGTATATCAGGAACTCATCTGGACaatatttttaatggttttatcTAAAAGACAATAGGATAAAGACCTGCCTTGGAAGAGGCAGACAGGGCAGATAGGACACAGTTTAATCTGACTGGAAAATAGCTCCAAGGCTCAATCTGCTCCCAAACTACACCACAGCAGTGCCTGACAACATTCCACCCAAAACCAGACTGATCACTTGGAGAAACTTCATTTGTCTAACCTCATTGTTAAACCACAGTTATTACCCTATCTTAATATCTGTGGGGGGAAATATCTGGGAAGGTTAATCCATGGGTGTATTGGAAGAAGCAGGAACTTTCAACTAACTGGTCTCCAGTAATTTTGATCCTTCCACATCCAGGCTACAGTACCTCCTGAGCTTTTCTCTGATCTCCAAGTTCTTTATCTCATTTCGGAGGTCCTCAAACTCCTGTGCAGAGGAGAGGTTGCAGAAGACCCTGAAGTCATTGTAGGGTGGGATGCCATGGTCTCGCCCTCTCTGGATGTTGATAGCAGCCAAGTCCAGTGACACAGAGTGCGCCATGGAGAAGAGTTTCTCTGTCAGCTCCATGTTGAGGAGTTCAGAGGGCACCCGCATTTTCCCAGGAACCCCAAACAGCCCACGGAGGAGGGGGTCAATCCCCCCTTCCTGCATGATCCTGAAAGGGGAGAAGAAGGCCTTGTGCAGGGGGATGTGGCCTTGTGGGATGGGCTGGAAGGTCTCGTTCAGCCGGTACAGGATGGGGTTGATCAAGGTGTGCCCAAAGCGGAACGCGGCCGTGGCAAAGGCGTTGAGAATCCCCGCGTTGACGTTGGGGTTGTAGCCTTTGTACTCACCCAGCATCTTCATCCCAGCCTCCCCGAGGACCTTGGGCAGCCACTGGGCATAGGTGATGTGCTGCATCTGGGCACCCACAATCTTCCTCGCCTCGTGGTACAGGAGATCCCCATCCCAGTGCGGGTTGAGGGCAGCCAGCTCGGTGGCAATGCGGTTGTGCTCCCTGAACCACAGCGTGTGCATGGCCGTGAGCCCCAGCTGCTCGTTGGCACGGTGGTCTCCCGCCAGGAAGCACGGCACGGGGCTCTCATTCTCATCCCTCATGCACTCTGTGGGTGGCCCCACAGCAAAGGGAAGGAGGTGCTTCCCCGAGCTGGGCACAACTTGCCCTCTCTTCAGCAGCCCTCTCCGGCCACTCAGATCCCGCAGCTCCCGCGATTCCTGCTCCGTGCTGCCGTAAACGTTGGAGGCGTCGATGTAGGATGTCAGGTGGTTGATCTGCTCCCTGGCATAGACAGAGTTCATCAGCAGGGAGGTCATGCCGCTGCCACACACGGGGCTGGAGCGCACAAAGAACATGCAGCGCCCGTTCCTCACGCGGGGGTCATTGGCAGGGACGGTGATGGAGAAGCAGGGAGGGTCGTTGGTGCACACCTCGCTGCAAGGGGCTCCGTCTGAGAAACGGGACATGCTGATGGCTGCCACCGTCTGGTCCATGTCGTGGTCCAGGAACTGGCCCCACTGCATGAGCATGTGCGTGAACTGGTCATCGGGGGTGATGGTCTCAGTCCCGATCATGGCGGTGGAGACAAGGCGAGGTAGAGGAAGGGGCAGATCCCTGGCATCTTCTGCCAAGGAAAACCCTCGGGGCAGGTTAAACCCATTCTGGTAGGCAGGTTTGAGGAGCCTCTGGAAGGCTGTGAGGGATGCACCCCACATGGGGTGCTGGAGGTTGTTACAAGAGCCGTCGTGGGTCCTGTACTTCTTGTGGAAGCAGATGTCGGAGCAGTTGGGCGTGCGGCGGTGCGCGGAGCAGCCCGACAGGTTGGCGATCATGGTCAGGTAGTGAGGGGACACCAGGTCATTGTAGCGATAgcctgcagagggaagggcagagcacCAGGTCAGGCATCACCTGCAGCCTCCTGATTCCCACTGTCCCATGGAACAGCTCTGTGTGAAAACCCCTGTCAGGATAGGCCGGGTCTCTGAGCATGGTGTTGCTGTAGGATTTATGGGAAGCCAAGGAAGCACAGGATCATATCTGACccacaaagcaaaaaagaaaggaaaaagagtttaactgcacagagctggaaaacagaaatgttgTGACTGGCAGAGCAAACTGTGGGGGTGGTCTTGGTCCCTATTCTAGGTTTATTTTATAGCTCCCTGGGTTTTTGCTGCCACCAtgagctctgtcacccacccaAGCTCTACGTGACGAGCAGCAGGAAGCCGTGGGTgactgccagggcactgctggcccgTGTGAAAGCGCTGAATGATGCTGCATTGTGTGGATGCTGACAGGGCAATGAGGAGAAGCTGGCAGTCCAACCAGCCCAGACCAGACCTGCTGCCTGGAGAGACATTCCTTGCACCCTGGAATACatccaggcaggaaaaaatatttacaggccccaaacacacaATGCCTGCTACATGATGAATCACACGTACAGGTAGAAGCACACAGTGTACACGAATGTTTGTTATATATTAAGGAAGTGCCAGGTAGGAAGTTCTGGGCTCCAGCTACTGCATGATTAGACCTCATTAGGTACTTTTGGTGTTACATTGCTTTGTTGTTTGCTGTCTTACCTCGATAGAAGGAACCTGAGTTGCTGGGACTTAGCTAAGTTTGTAGCTAAGAGGTAAAAGTAGTAGAGACAGAAAAGGGAATCCCACTTCCTCTGTAACAGCACCCTAATACTGCAGAGTTCACAGCACTGTTCTCGTTGCCATTTGGAGAGCAGGAAACATCTCAGACCCACAAGGATACTCCTTTATCAGTGAGATAGCTGATACTTTTTTAAATAGAGCTTTTATAGCCGTCTAAGAAACCTTTACCAAAAcaggaattaaaatattttcctgggtATCAAATTGGTTCAGTGAACATAAGACCAGCCCttcagctgttaaaaaaaaaatgagacatAGAAAGAATTGCCACCCAGACAGCACATTTCTTGATATACCCAACATTTATCTGGATTTTTGATACTCCACTGCACAGTTTGAACTTCCTGGATGTCTACACAccattgttttcatttcatccTGCACACAAAAttaagaagggaaataaaatctcTCCTACCTGTGACATTCATGTCCACAATCAGCCCTTGCTGCACGTGCTCCTGAatcagctgcagggtcctttCAAAGatctcccctgccctggctgtctCGAGGGTGTAGGGGTCCCTCGGGTAGCGGAACAGAGCCAGGAGGTCATTTGGAGTCTTGGGGCGCCTGTTTCCAGGAATTAAAAGTGATGCAGGATCATTAAAATTAATCAActctgcccagggcactgagaCCCTACAAGCAGCAAGAGTCAGGCTCTAAGCTGGTCTAGTGCTTGGCCCCCAAATTAGTGCATAAGACCAACATGGCTCGTCTGCACATTGCAGATGATTAAAGAAAGGatatttttccccaggaaaatgcACATATTTAATTCCCTCagtttctctgggttttttctgtgatagtaatttattttttcacttttcaacAGCTGAAACCCAGAGGGTTTCTGGCTTAATACAAACTATCCATCCTTCCAATAAAAACATATATTGGGGTAGAAAAGGATTGAATCATATTCACTcgagaatttattttttcttgaggAAATGGTTggaatttttatattattatttctgtaCACCCTCCACAAAGTCAGTTGCATTCATAAAATGACTCCTTtgataattttcctttttattcacTATCTCCACAGCCAACTCGAGCTGACAAAACGCAGATAGAAGTGGCATAAGAGATGATGCTTATGTATCTCACTTTTCCAGAATCCCAAATCTGTTGGGAAGCTCTATCACATCCTACAGGGTGCAGCTTCAACCTCCAGCACTCGAAAAAATCCTGTATCTTTGCTTTGCGGGCTGCCAGTGCTAAAATGAGCTTTGATAAAGCTTCATTTCTTGTGGGTTTTTATCACTTTTCTGCCTCAGGCCGCAGCTCCAGGCCCTTGGCACACTCACTTGCTGAAGAGCTCGGTCCGTGTGGAGTTGATGGCGTGGTCCACGCTGCTGATGGCCTCGCGCAGTGACGTGGCCACAAACGTGTCCCCGCTCCGCCCCACGTCCGTGGCTGCCCAAAGCACagagaaacaacaaaacactCTCAATTTGCTTCGATATTAATGGGCCCTCCCAGCTCATGAAAAtctgtgcagcagcaccagctctggggaCCGCGCTGCAGAACAAACAGCGTTTCTGTTTGTAATATCAATACcatgaatttattttgtttattctgAAGAATGTGAACTGCCTGAAAAAGGAGGTGACTTTTTCAGGAGATGTCTGTGGGCACACATTCAGAGTTTTCTCCTGTAGAGCTTTGCAAAAAAAAGGCCTGTTTTGGTTAGTGGTtaaactgcaaaaagaaaatggaaaaatcacaGTGGGTTAATCCAAAAGAATATATTTGCTTCCCACAAAGGTACTTGTCAAAttgatgaaattaatttaaatattaaattggGCACCcacatatattaatatataatcatatattaattttctgtttgtggAAGGCTTTACTTATTAATTATTGCTAGTATTTAATAGATATTTATGATAATAATAGTCCAAACTTAGTGTTAACACATTTGCTACATTATTTTagataaaaataacaaagttGTTGTTGGAATGCCTTCAGAAGTACAGACATCACTTCTTTAAAATTACTACAGGATGCATTTTTAAGCCAGGGCCTTTGTCACAGCTGAACAAACCAGTTCCCAGCTGGCTACTGGTGTAAGCTACAGCCAGCTGGTGAATGAGGCACCAATCAAGAACAAACCACAGAAATTATCTCAGGAACTATTTCAAACAACAAAGATGTTTCTGACTATTTTCAGCTCCTTGCTTACAGCCCCTGTATGGCATATGTTACTAAATTAATCTAATAAGCTACTCACTAGCCACTGTGGCTATTGCTGGAACAGCTCTTTACttatattttaaactttttgtttgcccttgatttcttttctccttttccagttttcttacCCTCTAAAAGGTACAATTTCCACTCCTGAGCTCTGGTTTGACCAGCAGAGAAGAGCTACTCCTCCTTGATCATTACAGCTTCACTAACGCACAGAGCAGGAGATTGAAAACCAGACCtagttcccattcccaaaagTGGTGCAGAGTCTAAGGTAGCACTTGATGATcctgaaggtcttttccagcctcactgattctgtgagtctgtgattctatggCTGAGCAGACATTTACACCCCTGCATTTGCAGTGACAATATTGTTctgctcctcccttccctggcatGCAAGATTTTGGCCAGATGATGATTTGTGAGCACACTGGCACATTTTAATAAGTTTGTCCCTCCCAGCAGAGGCAATAActacacagacacagacagctGGGCTTGCAGGAGGAGGTTTAAGATAACACCTTTGGCTTTGCAGGGAGCaactgcagctcagctgagcaAACAGCGAGGGACAGCTGGGAGATGCGTGGGCTTTCACAAAGAGGTGACTCCAATCCAAAAGGACCTGTCTgcaaagaagctgaagaaataatttcttacatAATTAACTGCTCAAAGTGTAGCTGTCAACCGAGCACAGCAGGTCCTTACAGGGGAGCCAGAGAAGGCTCGGGGGGAGATACAGTACCGGTGATAGTGAGCTGCATGGCACTCGAGGTGAAGCCAAAGGGGTTCCTTGCTATGCACTCGTATCTGCCCTGGTCAGCCACACCCAGGTCCTGAATGGAGAGGGTCCCATCCTGGCTGATGTGGAACTTGCCACTCTCTGTGATCTGGATGCCCTCCTGTTGCACCATATAAAGACAAGAAGCTGTGTCAGAGCACGGAAAGCTTCCCACCAGCCCAGCCTTCAGCCTGCTCAGCAAACCCAGGGATGGATGTGATGAGCAAATGTGGCCACCAGATGTTAGCATTGCTCTTCCAGAGAAACCAGAGAGACGTCCAAGGACACCTGTTCCTGATGGGAACCACAGTGAGGAggtccctgctcagctccctccccaGGTTGTCCCCACAATGACACcccacacagccaggctggctggaaCAAATCCCAGGCCCTCATGCCCCCACAGAAGTTTCATGGCACAGAATtaagttgaaatattttcagttttaggACAACCTGGAACTGATGGATTTTTGCTGGCTTGACCTGCAAATCCCAGCTTTTGCTGGCTCTGACAGCATCACTCAAACCCAgtctctcagcctggctggtggcagatgtgactttagttttgaatttttttattctcttgctTCTTAACATCTTTCTTCTGCCCTGCCACAACCTAAACTTGCTCTGCTGCCCTCTCAGgcctttccttctgctcccactgctggtTGAGTGATGTGAAATCACCACGTACCTTGACCCAGGTGATGGTGGGCCTTGGgtctccctgggcagcacaggaaaTGGAAACGTCCTGGCCTGTCTCTGCCACCAGGTCTTGGGGGGGATGGAGGAACACTGGGATCACTGtgcaaaacagggaaaaaaagtcactgGGGTGAAAAATGCaccaaggaaataaagaaatctgTGTGTAAAAAACCATCTCAGCATGGGGAACGCAGAGCTGCTGCTCGTGcaagggctctgcacaggggcagcagcagctcaccctGTGCTCTCTGTCTCACTACCAAGCTCTCTGTTTAtaaatttatgtaatttttgttcattattttctgctcctctgcatcTCTACTTGGGGTAATTACACAGGAATGTGCTGCGCCATTTAAAATCCTTAATTCAAAGGCTTTCTAGAAAATATGCTCCatatatattctattctattctattctattctattctattctattctattctattctattctattctattctattctattctattctattctattctattctattctattctattctaaaattatactaaagaaagggaaagaatacATCACAaagctagaaaagaatgatgaTAAAAACCCGTGGCACACTCAGtgagtccaacacagctggctgtgattggccattaattaaaaacaattcacacactgggtaaacaattctccaaatcacattccagaggagcaagacatggagaagctgaggcctctCATCTTGCCAGGAGAAGGAACCCTGgttgaagggatttttcatgaaatatcacagtgacagtAGGTCAAATGCAGTCTTCCCTCGCGggtctgtgcctttcagcacGGAAAGTTTAacattctcagcatccagggttccAACAATCTACCAAAAAAGCAatgtcacagctctgccagcccagctcacctCGCGGGGTCACGGAGAGCTGCACGGGGACGCTCGTGCCGCCGATGGCGCTGATGGCGTGGCACTCGTACTGCCCGTGGTCGTGCAGGGCCACGCGCCCCACGCGCAGCGTGCCCGTGGCCAGCACGCTGTGCCGCCGGTCACTGGGCAAGGGCCCACCTGGGGGACCAAACAGCTCGTTAATTCCCTCATCCCACTGATGACAAAATGATTTTTGCTTTGGTGTGGTTTTCGTATCTATCCGCGGCTCTGGAAGTGGTTGTTGGATTGTTATAAAGTTTCCTAACGCTAGCACATTTCCTATTATGCCAACAAATTTCTGAGGGCTGGTTCTGATCTTGCTTCTTATGGGAATCAAGGACAAGACACCTTCCCAAGGCACTTCCTTGTGTATTAGACATGAACAACTAGCAGGGATGGAGGCTTCACAAGGAGTTGAACCAACAGGGTTACCTGTGTTTCTAACTAGGGATTCTTGTCAATTATGCAAATTTGCTGAACTTATAAAACTTTACTTGCCCTCTGTCACACGTGCTTTGACATGTGTGCATATTCAGCACATTTTCAGTGTGCAATTTGCCATATTTGCACCTGGATGCCTACACTTAAAGACCTGCTTTTATATTACTTCCTATATTAATATTGTCACAAaagtg
This genomic window from Zonotrichia leucophrys gambelii isolate GWCS_2022_RI chromosome 20, RI_Zleu_2.0, whole genome shotgun sequence contains:
- the LOC135456122 gene encoding peroxidasin homolog gives rise to the protein MLLKPSVLGGFLCFLLLPGFSCSCPSRCLCFRTTVRCMHLMLETIPEIPPQTNILDLRFNHIKEIQPGAFRRLKNLNTLLLNNNQIKQIVRRSFEDLENLKYLYLYKNEIQSIQQHAFHGLHSLEQLYLHFNNLESLELETFSDLPKLERLFLHNNKISRIHPGTFSQLESLKRLRLDSNSLVCDCELLWLAELLKQHAEQGSIQSAATCEAPRDLHGRSIATLTAQEFNCERPRITSEPQDVDVLLGNTVYFTCRAEGNPKPAIIWLHNNNKIDMKDDNRLNLLQDGTLMIQNTKESDKGVYQCMAKNIAGEVKTQEVVLRYFGTPSKPTFVIQPQNTEVLVGESVTLECGVSGHPQPRISWTLGTGSPLPQDSRFTITSSGGLFIQNVTFSEQGQYNCNASNSEGSIQATARIIVQDSPRFLVIPTDQTVTEGQSVDFPCSAEGHPPPVITWTRAGGPLPSDRRHSVLATGTLRVGRVALHDHGQYECHAISAIGGTSVPVQLSVTPRVIPVFLHPPQDLVAETGQDVSISCAAQGDPRPTITWVKEGIQITESGKFHISQDGTLSIQDLGVADQGRYECIARNPFGFTSSAMQLTITATDVGRSGDTFVATSLREAISSVDHAINSTRTELFSKRPKTPNDLLALFRYPRDPYTLETARAGEIFERTLQLIQEHVQQGLIVDMNVTGYRYNDLVSPHYLTMIANLSGCSAHRRTPNCSDICFHKKYRTHDGSCNNLQHPMWGASLTAFQRLLKPAYQNGFNLPRGFSLAEDARDLPLPLPRLVSTAMIGTETITPDDQFTHMLMQWGQFLDHDMDQTVAAISMSRFSDGAPCSEVCTNDPPCFSITVPANDPRVRNGRCMFFVRSSPVCGSGMTSLLMNSVYAREQINHLTSYIDASNVYGSTEQESRELRDLSGRRGLLKRGQVVPSSGKHLLPFAVGPPTECMRDENESPVPCFLAGDHRANEQLGLTAMHTLWFREHNRIATELAALNPHWDGDLLYHEARKIVGAQMQHITYAQWLPKVLGEAGMKMLGEYKGYNPNVNAGILNAFATAAFRFGHTLINPILYRLNETFQPIPQGHIPLHKAFFSPFRIMQEGGIDPLLRGLFGVPGKMRVPSELLNMELTEKLFSMAHSVSLDLAAINIQRGRDHGIPPYNDFRVFCNLSSAQEFEDLRNEIKNLEIREKLRSLYGTTKNIDLFPALMVEDLVPGTRVGPTLMCLLTTQFRRLRDGDRFWYENPGVFTPAQLTQIRQASLARVICDNSDHIQQLQRDVFQVPSYLQGMVSCEEIPAVDLRLWQECCEDCRTRGQFRALSQRFRSKRSPGFSYPEENPAKHQPALPRDEAPSPSSSSRENLESLVAELEKTVTSLRKQVNALESQLRWHHRSSSTRGQGRKIGDKWRKR